The Rhodovastum atsumiense genome segment TCCTACGGCCGCTGCATCTTCTGCGGCCGTTGCGAGGAGGCCTGCCCGACCAACGCGATCCAGCTGACGCCGGACTTCGAGCTTGCGGTGGCGAACAAGGACGACCTGACGCGCAAGGCGGTGTTCAAGCTGGCCAACTGCGCCTGCTGTGGCAAGCCGTTCGCCCCGGCCAAGGAGGTCGCCTACGTGACCGCGTTGATCGAGGCAACGGCGCCGACGGAGGCGGATGCGGAGCGTCGCCGGCAAATGGTGGCAACCTGCCCGGCCTGCAAGCGCACCAACGACGTTACCCAGCTCGCCAGCTTCCCCAGCCGGCAGACGGAGACACGCTGATGAAGATCGACACACCGGCCGACATCCAGCGCATGAAGTCCTCGCTGATGTCGGACATTCGTCGCTCGGCCTACGTCTACCGGGTCGATTGCGGTGGCTGCAACGGCTGCGAAATCGAGATCTTCG includes the following:
- a CDS encoding formate hydrogenlyase complex iron-sulfur subunit, which translates into the protein MFKLLKEVFRTGEATVKYPFAPLEVCKDFRGKPEHTAENCIACGACTIACPANALQMETDTAAGTRTWSISYGRCIFCGRCEEACPTNAIQLTPDFELAVANKDDLTRKAVFKLANCACCGKPFAPAKEVAYVTALIEATAPTEADAERRRQMVATCPACKRTNDVTQLASFPSRQTETR